The following DNA comes from Ictalurus punctatus breed USDA103 chromosome 19, Coco_2.0, whole genome shotgun sequence.
cccctcacgttattgtaaatatttgattatatcttttcatgtgacagcactgaagaaatgacactttgctacaatgtaaagtagtgagtgtacagcttgtgtaacagtgtaaatttgctgtaccctcagaataactcaacacacagccgttaatctctaaaccactggcaacaaaagtgagtacacccctaagtgaaaatgtccaaattgggcccaaagtgtcaatattttgtgtggccaccattattttccagcactgccttaaccctcttgggcatggagttcaccagagcttcacaggttccactggagtcctcttccactcctccatgaagacatcacagagctggtggatgttagagaccttgtgctcctccaccttccgtttgaggatgccccacagatgctcaatagggtttaggtctggagacatgcttggccagtccatcaccttcaccctcagcttctttagcaaggcagtggtcgtcttggaggtttgtttggggtcgttatcatgctggaatactgccctgcgatcatgctctgcttcagtatgtcacagtacatgttggcattcatggttccctcaatgaactgtagctccccagtgccggcagcactcatgcagccccagagcatgacactcccaccaccatgcttgactgtaggcaagacacacttgtctttgtactcctcacctggttgccgccacacacgcttgacaccatctgaaccaaataagtttatcttggtctcatcagaccacaggacatggttccagtaatccatgcccttagtctgcttgtcttcagcaaactgtttgcggggtTTCTTGTGTATcttctttagaagaggcttccttctgggacgacagccatacagaccaatttgatgcagtgtgcggcgtatggtctgagcactgacaggctgaccccccaccccttcaacctctgcagcaatgctggcagcactcatacgtctatttcccaaacacaacctctggatatgacgctgagcacgtgcactcaacttctttggtcgaccatggcgaggcctgttctgagtggaacctgtcctgttaaaccgctgtatggtcttggcccccgtgctgcagctcagtgtcgggttcttggcaatcttcttatagcctaggccatctttatgtagagcaacaattctttttttcagatcctcagagagttctttaccatgaggtgtcatgttgaacttccagtgaccagtatgagggagtgtgagagcgatgacaccaaatttaacacacctgctccccattcacacctgagaccttgtaacaccaacaagtcacatgacaccggggagggaaaatggctaattgggcccaatttggacattttcacttaggggtgtactcacttttgttgccagcggtttagagattaatggctgtgtgttgagttattttgaggggacagcaaatttacactgttacacaagctgtacactcactactttacactgtagcaaagtgtcatttcttcagtgccgtcacatgaaaagatataatctaatatttacaaaaatgtgaggggtgtacttacttttgtgagataccgtgtgtgtagttctgtggttaTTTCAAAACATCTTCCCCTCTCTTGTGTTTCCTTTAGCAGCGATCATCATGTGGGAATGGTTTCTGCTCTGATTGTCTCATTAGGAAGTCACCACAGggactgttatttttttttaaatttatttatttttaagtgtcaATTCCACTTCAAAAAATTATGGTTGATGAAATACTTATTGTATACAAGTTCGTGTTGATGTTAATGGAAAATATTTAGTTTCTTAATTGGTTGAATTAGTTTTAATTCTCAGTATAGCCATTATCATGCAGCCCTATCCACctctaatcttttttttttttttttttttttttctttcccccccttCCCTCTACtgttccttctctctttttcacgACTCACCAAcatgtaccttctgccagagtCCATTATCCTTGAATCTGTTTTATTAGACTATACTGGTCTTAACCCCGtgagaaacctttttttattcagtcaacACTCTGGAAGGAAGTTTTAACAAAGTCGAACTTAACGCAATTGTTGAGTTTTAaggaaaaatagattttaaagaCCTTTTTATATAGAGTTCCTTAGACAAGCTGGCATggcattaaacaaacaaacattctctcTGTTCTCTAACACTGgctctatttttcttttcttttttttttccagcctcttgctctctcttttcccccccCAAAAGAGACATGAATATGTCGCATGCATGAGACGAAGGGTCCCTTGCAGGGCTGTGTAAATATCTGTATAGTCGATAGTGACCTACTTCTCGAAGCAGTGAGCTTTTACCATGCCACCATAGCAATCGTATCTGAGATATGGTTTGCAGATACACTCTTTAGTTATTAAGGCTTGCGTCGTAGCTCTGTAGGGTGGGATCAGAGGGTTTTTGTGCTGGCTGTCATGGTAACTATTACATTTGGGTTAATAGTGAAGATACAAAGGTCTCGTGCAGATTCGCCTTTTATAATGTGATCGCAAGGGAGAGAAGTGAGCTGTGCACACAGGGCTTTGCTAAAGCCATGAGAATGGATGAGCACTTCCTGgttcagaaaatgaaaatggtgtgtgtgtgtttgtgtggtagGTGATGGGagtgtttgtgaatgttttatgaatttaatgaaacacAGACCCTGACTCTTTATCAAAACAGCTTCAGGAAAATGTCTCCTTAGTTATATCACTGGTCGTTTTATTTAAGAGCTTGAGTTGATgtcagtcactctctctctcacacacacacacacacacacacacacaccacatcttTGAAACCAGACTTTCCAGAAGCAGCCCTCTATTTTATCTATTTgattataatgtatataaatgaaGTCTGTAGTATTGCTCAGAGAACTGTGTATCCTCAAGCTCCGAGTCAATGTTTTGACAGCGGGTTGGTTTGTACGAAGATTCCGGATGTGCTCTGTAACACGCCGCTAATTTATATACCAGTGTCGTACACACTCCGGTTCGGCACAGACCCTCGGGCCAGTTCTTTAACCTGTCTGAGTTGAATACGGTTGTCCCCAGAAGACAAACATACAGGCAAGATTTCTGGCTTGTGTAAGACTTCCAAAGTACCACATCTTCAAATACAGtgctggggaaaaaatattggcccccatcctgatttcttctgtatttgtgtatctctcacatgaaatagttttagatcttccaacaaaatgcaacataaaCAAATTGAAACAAAAAGGTTATCAAACAGCTATCACCCCTGgggaaaaactaattgccaccttttagcagcaataactgcaccCAAACGcgtccgataactggagatcagtctttcacagcgctgtggtggaattttggctcACTCTTCTCTGcggaactgctttagttcagtcACACTGCAGGGTTTTCGAGTATGAACTGCGCATTTAAGGTCCTGTCACAGCATCTCAACTGGATTGTCATGACTTTGTTTAGGCTACTTCAAagccttatttttatttatttatttatttattttacccatTCAGAGGTGGGCTTACAAagcttacggactgaagaccggacattctcctttaggattttctggtagagagcagaattcatgtttccctcaattattgcaagttgtccagtccctgaagcagcaaagcatccccacaccatcacactgtctccaccatgcttcactgtaggtatgatgatctttttgtggaattcagtgtttggagatgtaacgggacccctgtcttccaaacagttccacttttgactcctcAGTCCATAGGACATTCTTCCAAAAGTTTTGAGGACCATAAAGGTgagttttggcaaaattcagacgagccttaatgttgttctgctgtgttagcagtggttttcacctcgcctctcttccatggatgccctttttacccagtgtctttctgatagtggagtcatgaacagtgacctttattgatgcaagagagaccTGTAGTTCCTTTCATGTTGTCCTTgcctcttttgtgacttgctggatgagtcgttgctgaattttgaaggtcggccacttctgggaaggttcactactgtgccgagttttttccatttggagatcaTGGCTCtctctgtggttctttggagtcccagagcctttgaaatatcgttgtaacccttcccagactgatgtattggaatcagctgaaccccattatcaatgcagtttcatagatttggggaagtagaaactacgggggcaaatgtatcatgtatcactgatctgatggaacgagtcaatggggcatgccacttgatgaTAACCCGCCGCAAAAATACTGCGCCtcttaataagtactctcttATTTATTGCTTGAACCGGACTCTTTccgttagcaaatatttttaccgtTATTATCTCTCTCCATATCTACCCAtcggtatatatcttagttttgaagctgtgatctaaaacaccaatatctctgccGTCGCAGAGGCAAGGTTCCTGGAACCTGTAAGAAatcgctccatgtaatacttctctcaatgtaatagGCGCattttcttatatcattgactcccttccacacagagacttcataaaattctaattctaaattcttgatgattcctaccagtcagtggtaaCGCTGCATCGGTCTTTCCCGCTGCACAACAAAGGGCAAACCGCCTGCGTGTCAACACAGACTTTTGAAACTTTTCTACGTGCAtcctccggtttgcttgttgCCCAGCCAGGAGACACAAagttgtcgtggaaattagacaacactcgcagtatcgtcctctgaaggtaaaaatgtttgttacagaaagatggttaatacaggatagaataatgagagcgctctgaagtgcttgtgctgaaccactactatatatggTAGTCTTCTACGTGATTGAAGGTTGGGGTGCGCCCAAGCACGACGttttttgtctctcttctcTATAAATAAACCTAGTAGCAGAGCTTCTGCAAGGGATTTGCGGTGCTGTAAATCCATCCTGTGCTAAAACTTCCTCGTCGCTTAGCAACGGCAGACACCACAGGAGCGCAAGCGTTTTCCACGAGTTTTTAGGCACTAAATGTGAATGGTTCTTTAAACCTCACAAGAATCGGAAATCCGCTAATTTCCCCTACACTGGAGTGAGACCACAGACGTCTCTGGAGCTGTCGCGACCTTTTCCCCCCAGTACAACATCTGGGGTGCGGCGCCTCGTGATACGTTACCCCATCAAACTTTTCCTGACCTGTTAGTACGCTTGTTAGCATGCAAGCTAACGTCAGTCAGTTCAGAATGAATCGGAATACTTTTGCTGAGTTTAAGACTCCCACTGCATCTGTATTTCTGTCTGATTTTGACGTCTGGCGTTATCGAAAGTTACTCGGAGAATAAAAACGAACACGCAATGAAAAAGACCCGCTGTGTTTTAATGAGTGTTCGTGTTGACCATGGTTACGTGTTAAAATAactggcgcacttatatagagcttttatcCGAAGCgttttacactggttctcattcactcacacacacacacacacacaccaattgtaGCCGAGATGCCATGCAAAGTGCTAACTTGGCATcgggagtcacgtgggccgggtatcgcaccgccaaccctacgattagtggacaacccgctctaccacctgatccacaatCGCCCCACaagagatctctctctctctctctctctctctctctctctctctctctctctctctctctctctctctctctctctctctctctctctctctctctctctctctctctctctcaaaatttaaaatatacatttttgtatatccatccattttctataccgcttattcttCAGGCTCCCTATcccacagggcggggtacaccctgtatgcggtgccaatccatcgcagggcacatgcacattcacgcacccattcatacactgccAATCATGACAAtcggcctaccatgcatgtctttggactggtggaggaaactggagtacccagtggaaacccccgcagcacagggagaacatgcagataatatatatatatatatatatatatatatgtgtgtgtgtgtatatatgtgtatgtatatatatatatatatatatatatatatatatatatatatatatatatatatatatatatatatatatattatataatataatataatataatattttatatataatatataaaaatgtgtgtgtgttatatttcaCCAATAAGCATGGCCAAGAACCGCATATATCGACAGAAGCAGACAATATGACGGACGGCTAACCAGAGTCCTTTTCCGGTATCCCATCATTAAACATGCAGGACTGTCATATACTCACTACGTACTGCTTCACACAACTCtataataacttttttaaaGATAGGATTTTGTTAACTTTTTACAGTCCAGTGTCCATATTGTGTTCCAAATTGCACAAGAGGTCATAGTGTCAAAACCAGTGCACAGAAGTCCTGGAAGccaatctgattggccagaataGTGTACAATAGATATCAAAAATTCTGTGTCCTGTGGGCGGAGCATCTGAGGTTGAGACTAAttattttctatctatctatgtgtgTCTGCAGTCGGAGCGAGCGGCTGAGGGGACCAGTCTACCAGGCGTAATGCAGCGTGGCAGTTCAGAGTTGTTTCTGGAGCTCGAGAGTGACTCAACTGTTCGGGATGGAACGCGTCCTCGGCTGGGTCTGGACAGCCTGCAGCAGAAGATGCTGAAGGTGACTGAGCAGCTGCGTATTGAGCAGGCTTTGAGAGACGAGAATGTGGCAGAGTACCTAAAGCTCATTGATACTGCCGACAAGCAGCAAAGCAGTCGCATCAAGCATGTGTTTGAGAAGAAGAACCAGAAGTCTGCGCAGACCATCGCGCAGCTGCAACGCAAGCTCGAGCAGTACCACCGAAAGATCAAGGAGTGTGACACAGCAGCCTTGGCCAACGGCACCAAACTGGCACAGGTGCCTGGCAAAGACGTTAAAGAAGCTAAAGAAGCATCCAGGGACAGCCTGAAGGACTGCGCCAAGGAGGCAGGGCCCAGAGCAAGTGGCCGAAACCAACATTTGGACAAGGCTAAGACAGTGGGTCCAGGCGTCTCACTCTCGCCACCATTCTTCTTCAACAAGTCGCGAGGCTTTGCCAGCCTCATCCGCAACAAATTTGGCAGCGCTGACAACATTGCACACCTTAAGAGCACGATGGAGACGGGAGGCGGGCTGAGCGCCGAGGGGGCGGGGCGAGCTCTGAGTGGCAGTGCCACGCTAACGAGCAAGCCGAAGTACCCGAGCGACGACGAGTGCTCGACAGGCACATCAGCATCAGCAGAGAGCAGTGGGAATGGCGGGCAGGCTGAGGGGGGCCAGGTGGAGAGTGACAGCAGGCTGACTGATGCTCTGGAGGAGGTGAGGGAGCTCCGAGAGGCACAGGGTCACCTCAGCGAGGACATCGAAAGCCTGAGGAGCCAGACCAAGCGTAATTACGGCTTCATCTCACAGATGCTGCAGGAAGAGCGCTACAGGTACACAAACTATTAGATGTCCGATTTAAGCTCACTGGTGAATATAATCAACACTTAAATGCTTAAAATCCCGTGTTATACTTTTAGTTGCTTAATGTAGGTCTGTTAAAACACACGTATATTTTCCTGAACAAAGggaaattattttttcttccagGATAAGTCTCAAATGATGCTTTAGTGAGTGTATAGTACACTACAGTGTTTCTACAAAGCGATTATGTTCGACCCtatgtagtgagccagggttcTTGGCATTAATGTATAGATCTGGAAAAGTATTGCAATTCAGAGCACCTTTGGAATCTGTAGCATTTCGCGACTCTCTTATTTGTAGCCTTCCTGATGGATACCATATTCACGTTTTCCTTTTTCATGTCTCACTCATACTCGCACATGGCATGTGTATCCTGGTCTCCTCTGTTAGGTGTGAGCGGCTGGAGGATCAGCTGAATGACCTGACCGAGCTGCATCAGAACGAGACCACCAACCTAAAGCAGGAGCTGGCCAGCATCGAAGAGAAAGTAGCCTACCAGGCCTACGAGCGAGCCCGTGACATGCAGGTACACGCaccacgcacatacacacagcagtCTGTCTAAATATTAAGCCTGGCCAAATCTCTGAACTCTCCTGAATGGGGAAAACTACAAAGATCCTGAAAGAGATCCAGGTTGAGTTCCAACTACAATGGAGAAACCGTGACTGTTTTTGTGACTATTtgttcatgctaatagtttcCTTTGTTGTGTAACTCTGATGTTAACATATTAATGTAGCTTTTTAAACCAGATGCAACCAGCAGCATGTCACACTGCAGTGGTTACACCTGCAGTAAGCTATGCTCTGTTGTATATGTGCTGCGAGTGGCTGTTAAAGGGAACACTGACTATGAAGGCTTGTTGAGATTAACACTGACATCCGCTATATAAATCCGCTATTGAAAAACACTCCAGATGAAGAAAACTCCTTGCACTCGTAGGCTGCCGTTGCTGTTTACGCCGCAATGCATTCTGTAGTGACGTCAAATATTTGCACCGGTCTTGATTCTTCAGCGACCCTACGGCGATATAAACATGCCTTTTCAGTTTGAACCCGTGTGTAACATTAACGAGGAGGCTAATATAGAAGACATTACTAAAAATGGCCATCAAAATGAAGATGATCAGAGAGGTGAGGAGGAGAGCGTGGGGCAAAATCCATGGTGTCCGTGTAGCAACTGCATGTCTATGCCAACCGAGAGCGTTTGTTGTTCAAGGTAAGCACATGGATTAAGCCATCGTTTTATGATGAAACGTATTCTATTAGCAATAATTTTTTAGAGACTTTCAGCCATCTCGCCGTCGTatactttatcctgttaaaattccGACGGCCCGCCAGCGCGCTGTCGCCATGCTATGAGCAAATCTCTGCGATCTACACAGCCTCTGTGTTTACGAAGGTACCTTTTGGAAAGCGAAGGTTCTTGTGATTTCAATTGATTTAAACCGTTttgagatacaatcacaaccgcagctacaatcaatgtctgccagaccaccaacatacaaacaaacatttacaaaacagaGGCAACTCACCTCATAGTAATCCACTGATCAGTAACATCCTGACTAACagtcttgttacactggcaaaggtccaaacagtccaattatttaaaatatttagtccaccttccagaagagaccaaaaccatgcatgtactccaaatggttcaagaacagctttaattttactttgggtgTGACCTGGCTAGGCGTTTCCGGCTCATTTTACATGAGGTTTACGTTATGAGaatatatacagaaaaaaacgCACTAACAAGATGCTTACGGGTTTGAATATTTACACACATCCCCTGTATCACAGCACACAAGAACTAGACAATTACAGCCAATAGCAGCACTGTGGCATTATTTTCCTGCTGCGGGGGGCTAGTAGCTAATTCTTCCGAGTGCTCAAGTGCACCCATTTTACGTCATCGACTCGGAGTGCACCGTGTCATGTAACGGCGGCCGCCGtaggttaaaatatgtattaaatattatggatttttaaagtaatgaacaTTATTTAACGTGTTTCTAACAATGTATTTTAGTAAGAGAGGGTAATTATTGCGTGTTAAGGCCTGCAAGTCTTCAGAGTCAGGGTTCCTTTTAAGAAAATACACTCCCTAGACTAGACTTCCGTATCATAAGGATCTGTCTGGCATTTTGGTCGAAATTGAGTTAATTACATAAACTTCCCAATGGGGAAGATTTTTGAACATTTAGCTAATGTTTGAGACTTCTTTCAGATAATGTAATTTCGAAGTAACCCAGAGTTTTGCTAGCTGGAATGTCAAATCTTTGATGCCCCATATCTCAGAACTACTCttcacagatagagagagagagccttcATACTAAGGTTAGAACTTGGGTGAAGTCAAGAGTTCACTGTGTGAAGCTTTTTCTCAGTTGTTCCAGGTCCACAGAAATGTGCATACTTTTAGAACAGGAGCTCAGTTTCCTGTAACTATGGCCCAAGAATTAAAATCAGCCCAAGGTATGCTAATAAAATGTGACTGCGGCTCCACAGTTTCTGAAAAGTTCCTTTGGAAACGTGCCTGTATTCAGACTGAGCTGCAGCTCAGCAGGCCTGTGGCATTAGGAGAAGCGCTTTGGTGTTTGTTTACCAACTGATTtgctcattctttattttcccTCTCTGCGTTtcctgtaatatttttgtcttgctGTCTCAACGTCTTGCCATTTGAGGCAAACATCTTAACTTTCATCACGCGTacgtgctaacacacacacgctgctacACAGTCGCCATTATTCGCATAACTCCCCTATGTATCTTGTGTACATCTAGAGGATTAAGTGGCATCCACTAGATAGCATGTCGCACAACATCCCTGTCTGTCGGGTTTCTAAGTGAAGCGCTAATGTAAGTGATGTCATCTACAGCAACGTTAAACAGACAGAAGAGTGGtattcaaaacatttttctacGTTCAAAGAGCTcttgctgtaataggaaaacacTTTGTGTTGGTACTCAGTATCACTGGAGAGTAGTACAGAAGTACATCAGTCCTTCCATGAtttcaggattttgcgatcgctgaaatgaacacaaaatcgagcaaaaaatgcttttgttgttttttttttcccaaaacgatcacagattttccacagatttgggccgagatgTGTCATGTggcgtcatcacaacgcgcgttCAGTCAAATCCCTCTTCGATCCACGCGTGTCGAACATGAATCCAGtgaaaaggtctcgtttaccaacaaacgtcactgcgAAAGGCTTCCATGCTGTTGCAGTTTCGGcaattttccacaaaaaagcccAAAAAGCTCCAACCGCATCtcaaaatcaagtatttttggcCGTAACGATCACAAGAAAAATTGTACAGACCGATATGATTTGAGACATAATGTTTAGAGTGTAGATGtgtgtatcacacacacacacacacacacacacacacacacacacacacacacatacttcctctctgtgtgtcttcCCTCATTCTTTGGAATCTCttatctttgtctttctcttatTCATCTGTGTCtgacttttctctctctctgtgtgtgtgttcacatctCCCTGTCTCGTCTCTGTAGGAGGCACTGGAGGCATGTCAGACGCGTCTCAGTAAGCTGGagttgcagcagcagcagcaacagtcGGTGCAGCCGGAGAGCACCGAGGCCAAAGTGCTACTGGGAAGGTGCATCAACATCATGCTAGCCATCGCCACGGTGATCCTGGTGTGCGTCTCCACGGTGGTCAAGTTCACAGTGCCGCTACTGCGCAGCCGCCTACACGTGCTTGTGACTTCGGTGTGCGTGTGTTTGCTTGTGCTCAGCTGGAGCCACTGGGAGCTCATTCAGTATGCGGTGGAGCAAGTTTTTCTAACCagatgaagagtgtgtgtgtgtgtgttttctcacacTGTCACTTGTGTCACTGGAACATGGGTCAGGAGGAACTGTTtggattttaaatttaaatcttGTGTcttttgtgtgcgtgtttgtgtgtcgGGATTTTGGGGGTGGGGCGGTTACTCTGGTTTATGCAACCCGGTCTCTCTCATGCAGATTTGCAGGAATTCAAAGTCCACGGGAATCTGAGTCCATAATTGCTGTCTAATGAGGTTAATATTCTCCTTGCAGCCACAGTACACAGTACACAGTAGAAATAATTGGTTACTTTCTAatgtttactttttactttgCCAGAAGTTCTTCACTGTTCAGTGTGAAGTGAGTAGAGCTAACCTTAGTTAAGTGTTAGATAAGCTTTACTCTCAGCGACCAGGAGAAGTCTAGTGAGTGAAAGCAAATGTAGCAAGCGTAATCTACTGTGTTAAATCTGTAATTGGCTAGGATGTTGACATCCAGGTCTTAAACAAAGAGATATTTATCGAGCATTATTACAAGAATTCAGAATAAGGCCATACTCACTCTCATTCTCCAGTCAGCAAAGTAAGCTGGTGTTTGGcgttatgcaaaaaaaaaaaatgtgtatatatataacactGTATTCATGTATTAAATCACTCCTGCATGGTCGAATCCTTCAAACTCTGGCAGTGATCAGACTGGATTCGCTGTACTGTGTTCTCACAGTCTAACTGCTTCATTGAGCTGGTGTAAATGCCTTCACCTGCACCAGCGGTGTTTCGTCTCTTTTATGGTCCGCGTTTCCTCTGGAGCAGGAAATAAACCAAAGCCCAG
Coding sequences within:
- the tmcc3 gene encoding transmembrane and coiled-coil domain protein 3 isoform X6; this encodes MQRGSSELFLELESDSTVRDGTRPRLGLDSLQQKMLKVTEQLRIEQALRDENVAEYLKLIDTADKQQSSRIKHVFEKKNQKSAQTIAQLQRKLEQYHRKIKECDTAALANGTKLAQVPGKDVKEAKEASRDSLKDCAKEAGPRASGRNQHLDKAKTVGPGVSLSPPFFFNKSRGFASLIRNKFGSADNIAHLKSTMETGGGLSAEGAGRALSGSATLTSKPKYPSDDECSTGTSASAESSGNGGQAEGGQVESDSRLTDALEEVRELREAQGHLSEDIESLRSQTKRNYGFISQMLQEERYRCERLEDQLNDLTELHQNETTNLKQELASIEEKVAYQAYERARDMQEALEACQTRLSKLELQQQQQQSVQPESTEAKVLLGRCINIMLAIATVILVCVSTVVKFTVPLLRSRLHVLVTSVCVCLLVLSWSHWELIQYAVEQVFLTR
- the tmcc3 gene encoding transmembrane and coiled-coil domain protein 3 isoform X1, yielding MFQLEQNSEVLAKSDYKERVLERSTAQMGEAFHRSERAAEGTSLPGVMQRGSSELFLELESDSTVRDGTRPRLGLDSLQQKMLKVTEQLRIEQALRDENVAEYLKLIDTADKQQSSRIKHVFEKKNQKSAQTIAQLQRKLEQYHRKIKECDTAALANGTKLAQVPGKDVKEAKEASRDSLKDCAKEAGPRASGRNQHLDKAKTVGPGVSLSPPFFFNKSRGFASLIRNKFGSADNIAHLKSTMETGGGLSAEGAGRALSGSATLTSKPKYPSDDECSTGTSASAESSGNGGQAEGGQVESDSRLTDALEEVRELREAQGHLSEDIESLRSQTKRNYGFISQMLQEERYRCERLEDQLNDLTELHQNETTNLKQELASIEEKVAYQAYERARDMQEALEACQTRLSKLELQQQQQQSVQPESTEAKVLLGRCINIMLAIATVILVCVSTVVKFTVPLLRSRLHVLVTSVCVCLLVLSWSHWELIQYAVEQVFLTR
- the tmcc3 gene encoding transmembrane and coiled-coil domain protein 3 isoform X4; amino-acid sequence: MGEAFHRSERAAEGTSLPGVMQRGSSELFLELESDSTVRDGTRPRLGLDSLQQKMLKVTEQLRIEQALRDENVAEYLKLIDTADKQQSSRIKHVFEKKNQKSAQTIAQLQRKLEQYHRKIKECDTAALANGTKLAQVPGKDVKEAKEASRDSLKDCAKEAGPRASGRNQHLDKAKTVGPGVSLSPPFFFNKSRGFASLIRNKFGSADNIAHLKSTMETGGGLSAEGAGRALSGSATLTSKPKYPSDDECSTGTSASAESSGNGGQAEGGQVESDSRLTDALEEVRELREAQGHLSEDIESLRSQTKRNYGFISQMLQEERYRCERLEDQLNDLTELHQNETTNLKQELASIEEKVAYQAYERARDMQEALEACQTRLSKLELQQQQQQSVQPESTEAKVLLGRCINIMLAIATVILVCVSTVVKFTVPLLRSRLHVLVTSVCVCLLVLSWSHWELIQYAVEQVFLTR
- the tmcc3 gene encoding transmembrane and coiled-coil domain protein 3 isoform X5, which encodes MSERAAEGTSLPGVMQRGSSELFLELESDSTVRDGTRPRLGLDSLQQKMLKVTEQLRIEQALRDENVAEYLKLIDTADKQQSSRIKHVFEKKNQKSAQTIAQLQRKLEQYHRKIKECDTAALANGTKLAQVPGKDVKEAKEASRDSLKDCAKEAGPRASGRNQHLDKAKTVGPGVSLSPPFFFNKSRGFASLIRNKFGSADNIAHLKSTMETGGGLSAEGAGRALSGSATLTSKPKYPSDDECSTGTSASAESSGNGGQAEGGQVESDSRLTDALEEVRELREAQGHLSEDIESLRSQTKRNYGFISQMLQEERYRCERLEDQLNDLTELHQNETTNLKQELASIEEKVAYQAYERARDMQEALEACQTRLSKLELQQQQQQSVQPESTEAKVLLGRCINIMLAIATVILVCVSTVVKFTVPLLRSRLHVLVTSVCVCLLVLSWSHWELIQYAVEQVFLTR
- the tmcc3 gene encoding transmembrane and coiled-coil domain protein 3 isoform X3 gives rise to the protein MFQLEQNSEVLSERAAEGTSLPGVMQRGSSELFLELESDSTVRDGTRPRLGLDSLQQKMLKVTEQLRIEQALRDENVAEYLKLIDTADKQQSSRIKHVFEKKNQKSAQTIAQLQRKLEQYHRKIKECDTAALANGTKLAQVPGKDVKEAKEASRDSLKDCAKEAGPRASGRNQHLDKAKTVGPGVSLSPPFFFNKSRGFASLIRNKFGSADNIAHLKSTMETGGGLSAEGAGRALSGSATLTSKPKYPSDDECSTGTSASAESSGNGGQAEGGQVESDSRLTDALEEVRELREAQGHLSEDIESLRSQTKRNYGFISQMLQEERYRCERLEDQLNDLTELHQNETTNLKQELASIEEKVAYQAYERARDMQEALEACQTRLSKLELQQQQQQSVQPESTEAKVLLGRCINIMLAIATVILVCVSTVVKFTVPLLRSRLHVLVTSVCVCLLVLSWSHWELIQYAVEQVFLTR
- the tmcc3 gene encoding transmembrane and coiled-coil domain protein 3 isoform X2, encoding MAKSDYKERVLERSTAQMGEAFHRSERAAEGTSLPGVMQRGSSELFLELESDSTVRDGTRPRLGLDSLQQKMLKVTEQLRIEQALRDENVAEYLKLIDTADKQQSSRIKHVFEKKNQKSAQTIAQLQRKLEQYHRKIKECDTAALANGTKLAQVPGKDVKEAKEASRDSLKDCAKEAGPRASGRNQHLDKAKTVGPGVSLSPPFFFNKSRGFASLIRNKFGSADNIAHLKSTMETGGGLSAEGAGRALSGSATLTSKPKYPSDDECSTGTSASAESSGNGGQAEGGQVESDSRLTDALEEVRELREAQGHLSEDIESLRSQTKRNYGFISQMLQEERYRCERLEDQLNDLTELHQNETTNLKQELASIEEKVAYQAYERARDMQEALEACQTRLSKLELQQQQQQSVQPESTEAKVLLGRCINIMLAIATVILVCVSTVVKFTVPLLRSRLHVLVTSVCVCLLVLSWSHWELIQYAVEQVFLTR